One window from the genome of Cyprinus carpio isolate SPL01 chromosome B1, ASM1834038v1, whole genome shotgun sequence encodes:
- the slc2a15b gene encoding solute carrier family 2 member 15b produces the protein MAEEVLIEPNGKSRGHLTSSLLAVAFLSSFGSSMLYGYNLAVVNSPAEYIKDFYNQTIVRRNGSGVDKETLTLLYSVTVSIFAIGGLVGSLTVGMQVTRFGRRGTLVHSTVLVFIAGVLMGFSRLCGSPEMIIIGRFIIGIHSGISLSVVPMYLGEIAPKNLRGFLGLVPSIFICIGVFIAQILGLHEILGKEEHWPLFLSLVVVPTFIQLMLLPWFPESPRYLLMEKRNIHATITALKWYRPKSNIQAELEEMQEEQRSLSSVETVSVLQLFRDPSVRWQLVTVLVVNAGMQLSGIDAIWFYTNAIFENAGIPAHQIQYTTVGTGAIEVIAGLIGCFTIERVGRRPLMIGGFSFMGVCCAGITFSLLLQAHVSFMRYVSVACVVGIIAGFCIGPAGVPFLMTGELFKQSHRSSAYIVGGFFNWISNFTVGFVFPFLQMSAGAFCYLVFCGVCVGVAAYVFFIIPETKNKTFVEISQMFASRNACETENQPLGLTDQLGLKKMNGYGALVPGDVDKMDRTEK, from the exons ATGGCAGAAGAGGTTTTGATAGAACCTAATGGGAAAAGTAGAGGG CATCTAACCTCATCCCTGTTGGCGGTAGCGTTCCTCTCTTCCTTTGGGAGCTCTATGCTGTATGGTTATAACCTGGCTGTTGTTAATTCTCCTGCGGAG TACATAAAGGACTTTTATAACCAAACCATTGTGAGGCGGAATGGGTCAGGAGTGGATAAAGAGACTCTCACACTTCTTTATTCCGTCACTGTGTCTATATTTGCCATTGGGGGCCTGGTGGGCTCTCTCACGGTGGGAATGCAAGTTACCAGATTTGGGAG GAGAGGGACACTGGTGCACAGCACAGTTCTGGTGTTTATCGCCGGAGTGCTGATGGGCTTCAGCCGATTATGTGGATCTCCAGAGATGATCATCATTGGGCGCTTCATTATAGGGATACACTCAG GGATTTCTCTCAGCGTAGTGCCCATGTATCTGGGAGAAATTGCTCCAAAGAATCTGCGGGGCTTCCTAGGACTCGTGCCCAGTATCTTCATCTGCATAGGAGTGTTTATCGCTCAGATTTTGGGACTCCATGAGATCTTGGGCAAG GAAGAGCACTGGCCTCTGTTCCTCTCTCTAGTTGTGGTGCCTACATTCATACAACTCATGCTGTTGCCATGGTTCCCAGAGAGTCCGAGATATCTGTTGATGGAAAAGCGGAACATTCATGCCACTATCACAg CACTGAAGTGGTATCGTCCCAAATCTAACATCCAAGCTGAGCTGGAGGAGATGCAGGAAGAGCAGCGCTCTTTGTCCTCAGTAGAGACTGTCTCAGTATTGCAGCTCTTCAGGGATCCGTCTGTTCGCTGGCAGCTTGTTACAGTCCTTGTGGTCAATGCTGGCATGCAGCTGTCTGGAATTGATGCG ATTTGGTTCTACACCAATGCCATCTTTGAGAATGCGGGTATTCCTGCTCATCAGATTCAGTACACAACCGTGGGCACTGGAGCCATAGAGGTCATCGCTGGACTCATAGGG TGCTTTACTATTGAGCGTGTGGGTAGGAGGCCCCTGATGATTGGTGGCTTCAGCTTTATGGGTGTGTGCTGCGCTGGTATCACTTTCTCCCTACTGCTACAG GCTCACGTGTCCTTCATGCGGTATGTCAGCGTGGCCTGTGTGGTCGGAATCATCGCAGGATTCTGCATTGGTCCTG CTGGTGTCCCGTTTCTGATGACAGGAGAGCTCTTTAAACAATCCCATCGATCTTCTGCCTACATTGTAGGAGGATTTTTCAACTGGATATCAAACTTCACCGTGGGATTTGTCTTTCCATTCCTTCAG ATGTCCGCTGGTGCGTTCTGTTATCTGGtgttctgtggtgtgtgtgtgggggtggcaGCCTACGTTTTCTTCATCATCCCTGAAACAAAGAACAAAACCTTTGTGGAGATCAGTCAGATGTTCGCTTCAAGAAATGCTTGTGAAACTGAAAACCAGCCGCTGGGACTCACTGATCAACTCGGGCTCAAAAAAATGAATGGGTATGGTGCACTGGTGCCTGGAGATGTGGACAAAATGGACAGGACCGAGAAATAG